Genomic segment of Veillonella parvula DSM 2008:
GACCTCGAGCAAATGCCCGATATGTTGCCAGTTATGGCCGCCCTCGCTTGCTCTATCCAAGGTAAAAGCTCCTTTGTTAATGGTGCGCGCCTACGCTTGAAAGAATCAGATCGCCTCGAAGCCGTTGCTAATCTCGTCAGAGATTTAGGAGGCACGGTTCGCGAAGATGGTGATGACCTATATATCATTGGTAGTGGTATACTAAAAGGAGGACAAGGCGATTGTGTTAACGACCATCGCCTTGTTATGGCAGGTACATTGATGGCACTCATCAGTGAAAATCCTGTCATCTTACAAGATAGCGAAGCTATCACAAAATCCTATCCAGACTTCTTTGTGGACTGGAACATACTAGGTGGCAATGCACAACCAATATAGCTGCCTAATCATAGCTAATGCGTTTCAATAGATAAGAATACTAGTCATACATACTATAAGTAGGAGTTAATATAATGGCATCTAATTTCGGTAAAACTGTACAAGTAGCTACCTTTGGCGCGTCTCATGGGTACGCCATCGGTGGTATCGTGGAAGGCCTCCCTTGTGGACATTCCATCGACATCGACGAGCTACAAGCCTTCTTAAAGCGCCGTGCGCCAGGTCAAAACCAATTACAAACGCAACGTAAAGAAGCCGATATACCTGAATTCTTATCAGGTATGGTAGATGACATGCTCAGTGGCTCTCCATTGGCATTTATGATTCGCAATACATCGCAACACTCCGGTGATTACAATAACTTGCGCGACATTCCTCGCCCATCTCATGCGGACTTTACGGCTCGCATGCGCTATGGTGACAAGGTAGATATGCGAGGTGGCGGCCACTTCTCGGCACGTCTTACAGCACCTCTTTGCGTAGCTGGTGGCATTGCACTACAGTTATTGCGTGAAAAAGGTATCGAAATTCACGGCCATTTAAAACAAGTTGGTACAATCCAAGATACTCCTATCGATATGGTTCATCCAGATATGAAAGCACTTCGTGAAATTGCTACAGAACCAATTGCTATGCTCGATGCATACAAGCGCTCTGAAGTAGAAAACTTAGTCATGAAACTAAAAAAAGACGGCGACTCTACCGGTGGTATCGTTGAGGTTGTGGCTACAGGTCTACCAATCGGTCTTGGTAATCCAAACTTTGATGGCATCGAGAACCGATTAGCTCGCGTGATCTTTGGCGTACCTGCCATCAAAGGCGTGTCCTTTGGCGGTGGCTTCGACATGTGTTCTCGCCTTGGATCAGAGGTGAACGATGCTTTTACCATGGACGGCGATATAATCACAACAACTACCAATAATAGCGGTGGCATTCAAGGCGGTATCACCAACGGCTTGCCTCTCGTTATGCAAGTGGGCATCAAGCCTACTCCATCCATTTATAAGGAACAACATTCTGTGTCTCTTTCACAAAAAGAGGATACCTTACTCACCATTAAAGGTCGTCACGACCCATGTGTAGCGCTTCGTGCTGTACCTGTTATCGAAGCCGTTACGGCCCTTGTCATTCTTGATTTCTTAGGAGATATTGACCATGAACTTAGATGAAGTACGCGTTAAGATTAACGACATAAACGACCAAATGCTCGCCCTCTTCAAAGAGCGCATGGAACTCTCTAAGGACGTAGCGGCTGCAAAAAAAGAAATGAATAAGGCTATTTACGATGCCAAACGAGAGCGCGACATCCTCGACAAGGTAACAAAAGATGCAGGTCCAGACCTCGATCTATATGCACGACGCTTTTTTGAAGCATTATTTAGCTTGAGTCGTACATACCAATCTGAGCAACTATTCCAAGACAATGAATTCACTTTAAAAATGAAAAAAGCCATCGAGCAATCCCCTACTTTGCCACCTCAACGGGGCAGTGTAGCTTGCGCCGGCGTATTCGGCAGCAATGCTCAAATGGCGTGTGATAAATTATTACCTCTCAGCCAAATCCATTATGTAACGGGTTTCCGTGCCGTATTCGATGCCGTAGAGTCAGGGGAATGTCAATTCGGTGTATTGCCTATTGAAAACAGCTCCAATGGTTCTGTAAAAGAAGTATATGACCTCTTAGAAGAGCGCAAATGCTATATCGTTCGCGGTACGCGTCTTTGGATATCTCACGACTTGCTCGTGAAAAAAGGAACAAAACTAGAAGATATTCATACCATAATTTCCCACCCTCAAGCATTGGGCCAATGCAGTCACTTCCTAGATAAGTTGGAAGGCGTAGAATTACGCTCCTATGATAATACAGCTCGAGCTGCACAGCTCGTAGCGGCTAGTAATGACCCAGGTGTGGCAGCTATCGCTGCACCTCAATGTGCAGACCTATATAATTTGTCTCCATTGCTAAGAAACATCCAAAATAGCGACAACAACTATACGCGCTTTATCTGTATTAGTAAGGACTTCCACGTATACCCAGGAGCTAATAAAATCTCTGTTGTAACCACTGCAAGCCATGCTCCAGGGGGCCTTGGTACATTGCTCACCAAATTTGCTAACATCGGTGTGAACCTTACAAAACTTGAGTCCCGCCCTATCGTAGGACATAACTTTGAATTCTTGTTCTACCTTGATTTGGAAGCATCCTTAGCAGATCCAAAAGTACTCTCCGTGTTGGCAGAGCTCCACGCATCGCAAGATAAATTCCGCTTGCTCGGTAATTATCCTGAGAATTAATATTTTCCTCTATGGTAGTGCTTATTAATGACATATATAGTACAATGGATATAGTTTTAAAACTCCAATGGCTAATAGGTGACAGCCTATTAGCCATTTTTTGTATATTGACCTAGGAGGTCCTATGAAATTTGGTTTACTTGGCCGTACGTTGGGCCATAGCTTTTCCCCACACATCCACAATGCTTTGGGAAATACTAATTATGAATTATTTGAACGAGAACCGAGCCAACTGCAAGAGTTCTTCGCAAATCCAGAATTACAAGGTATTAATATTACCTTCCCTTACAAGGTTAATGCCCTTGAGGCTTGCGATGTAGTTGACCCTCGCGCGGAACGCATTGGTTGTGTAAACACTATGGTCCGTAAAGACGGCAAATGGCATGGTTACAATACAGACTACGATGGATTTGTATTCACCCTAAAACACGCTGGTATCGATGTATCTGGTAAGGAATGCATCATCCTTGGCGATGGCGCATCTTCTGCTACCGTTCACGTGGCTCTTGAAGATCTAGGTGCTAAGAGCATCACTCATCTATCCCGTAAAACAGCTCCGCTCTATACTGATGCACCTAATTACTACGAAACAGCGCAAATTATTATTAACTGCACGCCTATCGGTATGTATCCGCATAATCCGGCTAACCTCATAGATATTATGCAATTTTCTAAATTAGAAGGCGTTGTGGATCTCATCTACAATCCGCGCCGTACAGTTTTGCTTTTACAAGCAGAAATGATGGATATTCCTCATTGTGATGGTCTACCTTTCCTCGTAGCACAAGGCGTTGAGGCAGCTAATCATTTTCAAGGTGAAAGCTTTGATACCAAAGAGATAGAACAAATCTTGCGAGATATGCGCCGTGAAAAGGAAAATATCATCCTCATCGGTATGCCTGGTGTTGGAAAAACAACAGTAGGCAAGGCAATCGGCAAAGAGATGGGCCGTACTTGTATTGATGTCGATCAAGAGTTAGCAAAAGAAATCGGTGATATCTCCACATATATTACGGAACAAGGGGAAGCAGCATTCCGCGAAAAAGAAGCGGACATGATTGCAAAATTAGGCACTCAAACTGGCCTTGTTATCTCCACTGGTGGCGGTTGTGTAACAGTACCTAAAAACTATGCACACCTACGCCAAAATGGTCGTATTTACCAATTAACGCAGCCAGTAGAAAAACTATCTACTTCAGGTCGTGTTCTATCTAGTGGCGGCATAGAACGTTTACGTGAACTCGAAGAAACTCGTACTCCAATGTATGAAAGCTTTGCACAATGCATCGTAGAACATAATCGCAATGCACCAAAAACAGTGGCAGCTATATTAGAAGACTTCGAAGCAAACTTATTGTAAGAGTTTATATAACGGTATTTATAAGATTGTTTCCTCTATATAAGTAAGGACTTCTACATTTTTAGAAGTGAGAGCATTTACATCTGTATTTTTAGATAAAACTAAAACTCATATCATGACATAAATGATATAAACTGAAAAGCAGTAGCTATCCTCAGGGTAACTACTGCTTTTTTAGGTCTCCTATGTATTATATATATTGGTAGAAAATCGCTTTAGCAATTACAATGTAATTACACAAAGAGTTTAAAATAGCTTTCACCATGGAACTATCAAAATATAATGAACTAATTTCTATAAGCAATAGTCTTAACGTGACGACCATAAATAGGAGGCATTATGAAAACTGTAAATCTACAAGTTCGCATCAATGAGGACTTAAAACAAGAGGTATCTAGCATATTAAAAGCACAAGGTCTATCATACACCTCTATGCTAGATGCACTATTCCGCCAAATCATCAAAGAGCGTCGCATTCCGTTTGCCATTGCGTTACCAACGGCACCTATCGATGAAACACCTACACCAAGCACACTCAACAACGGCACCTATGAACAACCACAAACTACATTAAAAGCCTCAGATTGTACAAGTGCATATGGTACACCAAGAGAAGAAAATCAAGAAATATCCTTCGATACAATCGATAAGACAGGAGTTCTTAACATCCGTATCAATCATAAAGTTAAGACACTAACAACAGCTATTCTAAAAGAAATGGGATTAACCATGTCACAAACAGTTACACTTGTATCTAAACAAATACAATTTAATAAGGATATTCCACCTACTATCCTCCGTCCAGAATGGATTGATGCTATTAATAATGATTTCTGGACTGAAGAAGATTTAACTACAAGAATACAATTAGGGCTAAATCAAGCAGAAAAAGGAATTGGTGAACCTGCGGAAAAAATTTTTAATGAACTCCTTGAAGATTTATAAATATGGAGAGCTGAAATGAAGTATACAGTAATTATGACGCCTACAGCTAAGTCTGATATAGTAAATCTCAAAAGTTCACTAGAACAACAGATTATAGATTCTTCATTTATCAGAAAAGAATTAAAGTTGATTTATCAAAAAATTTCTTCATTAGCTATCTTTCCTGAACGTTATCCTATTGTAAATAGTAATACCAATTACAGAAAATTATCATACAAAAAATATCTTATTCTATATAAAGTCATTAATAATAACATATATATTTTTTATATCCGCCCTTCAAAAATGAATATACTACAAGAAATACAAAACATATAAAAAAGTCGGCTCTTGCCGACTTTTTTAATGCACTTTTACGCGTTTATGTTGTTGTTCGTCAAATACACCATCTACATCTATGGTATCTAGAATTCGTTTTAAAGCATGTACATCGATTTGCCCTGGTGCCGATGCTTTACCAGCAGAGGCAAAGGTCATGGCATTTCCAAATAGAGCACCTGCAGTGCGTGTAACAGCACCTAGTTCTCCCATTGCCATCGTAATAATTGGATCCGAAGGATACAAAGCTTTCACTTCAGCAGTTGCTTCAAGTAGCGTCAATACATCACCAGTTGTGTGAGGCATAACGGCAATCTTTGGCACATCGGCCAAGAACTCTTTCATTTGAATAAGTCGATTTACAATGA
This window contains:
- a CDS encoding bifunctional chorismate mutase/prephenate dehydratase, which produces MNLDEVRVKINDINDQMLALFKERMELSKDVAAAKKEMNKAIYDAKRERDILDKVTKDAGPDLDLYARRFFEALFSLSRTYQSEQLFQDNEFTLKMKKAIEQSPTLPPQRGSVACAGVFGSNAQMACDKLLPLSQIHYVTGFRAVFDAVESGECQFGVLPIENSSNGSVKEVYDLLEERKCYIVRGTRLWISHDLLVKKGTKLEDIHTIISHPQALGQCSHFLDKLEGVELRSYDNTARAAQLVAASNDPGVAAIAAPQCADLYNLSPLLRNIQNSDNNYTRFICISKDFHVYPGANKISVVTTASHAPGGLGTLLTKFANIGVNLTKLESRPIVGHNFEFLFYLDLEASLADPKVLSVLAELHASQDKFRLLGNYPEN
- a CDS encoding shikimate kinase; its protein translation is MKFGLLGRTLGHSFSPHIHNALGNTNYELFEREPSQLQEFFANPELQGINITFPYKVNALEACDVVDPRAERIGCVNTMVRKDGKWHGYNTDYDGFVFTLKHAGIDVSGKECIILGDGASSATVHVALEDLGAKSITHLSRKTAPLYTDAPNYYETAQIIINCTPIGMYPHNPANLIDIMQFSKLEGVVDLIYNPRRTVLLLQAEMMDIPHCDGLPFLVAQGVEAANHFQGESFDTKEIEQILRDMRREKENIILIGMPGVGKTTVGKAIGKEMGRTCIDVDQELAKEIGDISTYITEQGEAAFREKEADMIAKLGTQTGLVISTGGGCVTVPKNYAHLRQNGRIYQLTQPVEKLSTSGRVLSSGGIERLRELEETRTPMYESFAQCIVEHNRNAPKTVAAILEDFEANLL
- the aroC gene encoding chorismate synthase; amino-acid sequence: MASNFGKTVQVATFGASHGYAIGGIVEGLPCGHSIDIDELQAFLKRRAPGQNQLQTQRKEADIPEFLSGMVDDMLSGSPLAFMIRNTSQHSGDYNNLRDIPRPSHADFTARMRYGDKVDMRGGGHFSARLTAPLCVAGGIALQLLREKGIEIHGHLKQVGTIQDTPIDMVHPDMKALREIATEPIAMLDAYKRSEVENLVMKLKKDGDSTGGIVEVVATGLPIGLGNPNFDGIENRLARVIFGVPAIKGVSFGGGFDMCSRLGSEVNDAFTMDGDIITTTTNNSGGIQGGITNGLPLVMQVGIKPTPSIYKEQHSVSLSQKEDTLLTIKGRHDPCVALRAVPVIEAVTALVILDFLGDIDHELR
- a CDS encoding type II toxin-antitoxin system RelE/ParE family toxin codes for the protein MKYTVIMTPTAKSDIVNLKSSLEQQIIDSSFIRKELKLIYQKISSLAIFPERYPIVNSNTNYRKLSYKKYLILYKVINNNIYIFYIRPSKMNILQEIQNI
- a CDS encoding type II toxin-antitoxin system RelB/DinJ family antitoxin — protein: MKTVNLQVRINEDLKQEVSSILKAQGLSYTSMLDALFRQIIKERRIPFAIALPTAPIDETPTPSTLNNGTYEQPQTTLKASDCTSAYGTPREENQEISFDTIDKTGVLNIRINHKVKTLTTAILKEMGLTMSQTVTLVSKQIQFNKDIPPTILRPEWIDAINNDFWTEEDLTTRIQLGLNQAEKGIGEPAEKIFNELLEDL